ACCGGCCGGATGACGACGGCAACGACCGCCCGCTGCTCCAACAGTTCATCAAGAACGGCGAACTGCTCCCGGGATGGACTGGACACGAGGGCGTCGTCCGGGCACAGGAACGCCATACTGCGACCATGGCCGAACTCCCCCCGGTCGTCCGGAGGCTGCAGCGCGGCGAGCCGGCAATCCCCACCGTCTATGAGGAGGACTGAAATGTCCCGCGCCCTGATTATCGTGGACGTCCAGAACGACTTCTGCGAGGGCGGGTCCCTCGCGGTGGAAGGTGGCGCCGCCACGGCTGCGGCCATCAGCGAATACCTTGACGCGAACCACCAGCACTTCGACCATGTCGTGGCCACGCAGGACTGGCACGTGGACCCGGGCAGCCATTTCTCGGAAACACCGGACCTTGTGGACAGTTGGCCCCCGCATTGCCGTGCCGGGAGCAAGGGTGCCGAACTCCACCCGGATCTCGACGCCGAGTACATCCAGGCTTATTTCCGCAAGGGACAATACACCGCGGCCTACTCCGGCTTCGAAGGAGTCCTCGCGCCCGAAGACGAAGTGCCCATGGGGGAACTAGCGCCCGGTGCCGTCCCCTCCGTCGAGCTGGACGAGGACGCCCTCGGGCTCGATGACTGGCTGCAGAGCCACGGAGTGGAGGAAGTGGTGGTGGTGGGTATCGCCACGGACTACTGCGTCAGGGCCACGGCATTGGACGCCGTGCAGGCAGGTTACTCCGTGACAGTGATCGGTGAACTCACCGCCGGAATCGCGGAGGATCTTGACGAGACCTACGCGGAACTGGAGGAGAACGGCGTCGAACTGGGGCAACCCTAAGGGGCAGGACCCCGCCAAGCAGTTCTACTTCCGTCCGATGAACCAATCCTGGAGCTTGCGCAGCCGTGACTGCAACTGCTCCTCGTTCGCCTGGGCGACTGCCGGACCGCCGCACACCTCGCGCAACTTGTTGTGGACGACGCCGTGCGGGGTACCTGTGCGGGCCGACCAGGCCGCGACGTTCTTTGCGAGCTCATTGCGCAGGTCCATCAGCATGCGGTGGTCCGGAACCGCGGGTGACGCGGCGGCAGCCAACGGAGATTGGCGCTTCTTCCTCGACTGCTGATCGTGCTGCCGCTGCCGGAGCAACGTTCCTACTTGTTCGGCGT
This genomic interval from Arthrobacter sp. FW306-2-2C-D06B contains the following:
- a CDS encoding isochorismatase family protein, which translates into the protein MSRALIIVDVQNDFCEGGSLAVEGGAATAAAISEYLDANHQHFDHVVATQDWHVDPGSHFSETPDLVDSWPPHCRAGSKGAELHPDLDAEYIQAYFRKGQYTAAYSGFEGVLAPEDEVPMGELAPGAVPSVELDEDALGLDDWLQSHGVEEVVVVGIATDYCVRATALDAVQAGYSVTVIGELTAGIAEDLDETYAELEENGVELGQP